One part of the Thermococcus radiotolerans genome encodes these proteins:
- the guaB gene encoding IMP dehydrogenase, whose translation MGKFEHKLVNAIKGYTFDDVLLIPQATEVEPKDVDVSTRITPNVKLNIPILSAAMDTVTEWEMAVAMAREGGIGVIHRNMSIEAQAEMVRKVKRAERLIVEDVITIGPDETLDYALFLMERNDIDGLPVVGEDGRIVGIVTKKDIAAKEGSLVREVMTGEVITVGEDVSVEEALETMVANRIARLPVVDGNGRLVGIITMSDLMMRKKYRNAVRDENGDLIVAAAVGPFDIERAKALDRAGVDVIVVDTAHAHNLKAIRAMKEIRKAVDADLIVGNIANPKAVDDLTFADALKVGIGPGSICTTRVVAGVGVPQVTAIALVADRAQEYGLHVIADGGIRYSGDIVKAIAAGADAVMLGSLLAGTKEAPGKEVVINGRRYKQYRGMGSLGAMMKGGAERYYQKGHMKTKKFVPEGVEGVVPYKGSVSDVLYQLVGGLRSGMGYVGASSIAELKEKGEFVIITQAGVKESHPHDIFITNEAPNYPVGK comes from the coding sequence ATGGGGAAATTTGAACACAAACTTGTTAATGCGATTAAGGGATACACCTTTGACGACGTTCTTCTGATACCACAGGCGACCGAAGTCGAGCCCAAGGACGTTGACGTCTCAACCAGGATAACGCCGAACGTGAAGCTCAACATACCGATTCTGAGCGCTGCCATGGACACCGTCACCGAGTGGGAGATGGCTGTTGCAATGGCCAGGGAAGGCGGCATCGGCGTCATCCACAGGAACATGAGCATTGAGGCACAGGCCGAGATGGTGAGGAAAGTCAAGCGCGCCGAGCGCCTCATAGTCGAGGACGTCATCACCATAGGCCCCGATGAAACCCTTGACTACGCGCTCTTCCTCATGGAGAGAAACGACATCGACGGCCTTCCGGTCGTTGGTGAGGACGGTAGAATAGTCGGCATCGTTACCAAGAAGGACATAGCGGCCAAAGAGGGCAGCCTCGTCAGGGAGGTCATGACCGGCGAGGTCATAACCGTCGGAGAGGACGTCTCGGTCGAGGAGGCCCTCGAGACGATGGTTGCCAACCGGATAGCCCGCCTCCCGGTGGTCGATGGGAACGGCCGCCTCGTGGGAATAATCACGATGAGCGACCTCATGATGAGGAAGAAGTACAGGAACGCCGTTCGGGACGAGAACGGAGACCTGATAGTTGCGGCCGCCGTTGGTCCCTTCGACATCGAGCGCGCCAAGGCCCTCGACAGGGCAGGTGTTGATGTAATCGTCGTTGACACAGCCCACGCCCACAACCTCAAGGCCATAAGGGCCATGAAGGAGATCAGGAAAGCCGTCGATGCCGATTTAATCGTTGGAAACATCGCCAACCCCAAAGCGGTTGACGACCTCACCTTCGCCGATGCCCTGAAGGTCGGAATAGGGCCAGGAAGTATATGTACAACGAGGGTCGTCGCCGGCGTAGGCGTCCCGCAGGTCACCGCCATAGCGCTCGTGGCAGACAGAGCCCAGGAGTACGGGCTCCACGTCATAGCCGACGGTGGAATCCGTTACTCCGGCGACATAGTCAAGGCGATAGCGGCGGGAGCTGACGCTGTCATGCTCGGCTCTCTCCTGGCCGGAACGAAGGAGGCCCCGGGCAAGGAGGTCGTCATCAACGGACGGCGCTATAAACAGTACCGTGGCATGGGCTCCCTCGGTGCCATGATGAAAGGAGGAGCGGAGCGCTACTACCAGAAGGGCCATATGAAGACCAAGAAGTTCGTTCCGGAGGGGGTTGAGGGAGTCGTCCCCTACAAGGGAAGCGTGAGTGACGTCCTATATCAGCTCGTTGGAGGTCTCCGCTCGGGAATGGGCTACGTAGGGGCTTCAAGCATAGCCGAACTCAAGGAGAAGGGCGAGTTCGTGATCATAACGCAGGCTGGCGTCAAGGAAAGCCACCCGCACGACATATTCATCACCAACGAGGCGCCGAACTATCCGGTCGGAAAGTGA